The following are encoded together in the Mesoplodon densirostris isolate mMesDen1 chromosome 2, mMesDen1 primary haplotype, whole genome shotgun sequence genome:
- the LOC132483273 gene encoding peroxiredoxin-1-like, whose translation MSSGHAKIGHHAPQFKATAVMPDGQFKDISLSDYKGKYVVFFFYPLDFTFVCPTEIIAFSDRAEEFKKLNCQVIGASVDSHFCHLAWIKTPRKQGGLGPMNIPLISDPKRTIAQDYGVLKADEGISFRGLFIIDDKGILRQITINDLPVGRSVDETLRLVQAFQFTDKHGEVCPAGWKPGSDTIKPDVQKSKEYFSKQK comes from the coding sequence ATGTCTTCAGGACATGCCAAAATTGGGCACCATGCCCCCCAGTTCAAAGCAACTGCTGTAATGCCAGATGGTCAGTTCAAAGATATCAGCCTATCTGACTACAAAGGAAAATATGTTGTGTTCTTCTTTTACCCTCTTGACTTCACCTTTGTGTGCCCCACGGAAATCATTGCTTTCAGTGATAGGGCAGAAGAATTTAAGAAACTCAACTGCCAAGTGATTGGTGCTTCTGTGGATTCTCACTTCTGTCACCTGGCATGGATCAAGACACCCAGGAAACAAGGAGGACTGGGACCCATGAACATTCCCTTGATATCAGACCCCAAGCGCACCATTGCTCAGGACTATGGGGTCTTAAAGGCTGATGAAGGCATCTCATTCAGgggcctttttattattgatgatAAAGGTATCCTTCGACAGATCACCATAAATGACCTTCCTGTTGGCCGTTCTGTGGATGAGACACTGAGACTAGTTCAGGCCTTCCAGTTTACTGACAAACATGGGGAAGTGTGCCCAGCTGGCTGGAAGCCTGGCAGTGATACCATCAAGCCTGATGTCCAGAAGAGCAAAGAATATTTCTCTAAGCAGAAGTGA